The following coding sequences lie in one Macaca thibetana thibetana isolate TM-01 chromosome 18, ASM2454274v1, whole genome shotgun sequence genomic window:
- the LOC126941008 gene encoding peptidyl-prolyl cis-trans isomerase A-like produces the protein MVNPTVFFDIAVDGEPLGRVSFELFADKFPKTAENFRALSTGEKGFGFKGSCFHRIIPGFMCQGGDFTRHNGTGGKSIYGEKFEDENFILKHTGPGILSMANAGPNTNGSQFFICTAKTEWLDGKHVVFGKVKEGMNIVEAMESFGSRNGKTSKKITIADCGQLE, from the coding sequence ATGGTCAACCCTACTGTGTTCTTCGACATTGCCGTCGACGGCGAGCCCTTGGGCCGCGTCTCCTTCGAGCTGTTTGCAGACAAgtttccaaagacagcagaaaattttcgtgctctgagcactggagagaaaggatttggttttaagggttcctgctttcacagaattattccagggtttatgtgtcagggtggtgacttcacacgccataatggcactggtggcaagtccatctatggggagaaatttgaagatgagaacttcatcctaaagcatacaggtcctggcatcttgtccatggcaaatgctggacccaacacaaatggttcccagtttttcatctgcactgccaagactgagtggttggatggcaagcatgtggtctttggcaaagtgaaagaaggcatgaatattgtggaggccatggagagctttgggtccaggaatggcaagaccagcaagaagatcaccattgctgactgtggacaactcgaataa